GTCGACGTCGTGGAAGAAGAAGAAGTCGTGTCCGACGGCTTCCATGGCGCTGAGCGCGTTGTCGACCGTCATCGGAGACGTACTGTGCACCTTCTCGCGCAACTCGACCGGGCAGTCTGCGTCACCGCCGAGCTTCGCGATCGACTCGGGCACCGGTGGCTCCTGCTCGGCCCCACCCTGTGCGGGCGACAGGTCGAGGTCTGCGAGCGGTGCAGTGGCGTCGTGCACAGACTTGGGTGCCTTGCGTCCGCCGCGATGCACCCTGCGCTTGTCGTGCTGCCGGCGCAATCGCTCCCCGAGTCGGGTGGTCGCCAGGTCGAGCGCTGCGTAGGTGTCATCGGCACTGGCCTCGGCGCGAATCACGGCCCGCTTGCCGAAGCAGGTGATCTCCACGCGCTCGGCTTCCTTGGCCTGGCGTGGGTTGGCTTCGTGGGAAACTACGACCTCACAACGGGTGACCCGCGGGTCGAGCTGGTTGACCTTCGCCAGCTTCTCCTCGATGTGGCGCTGAAAACGCTCGGGCACGGACGTGTGACGTCCGGTGACGGTGATCTCCATGGAATCTCCTCGTGTTCTACAAGAGTGTCGTGCGGACTTCAGCGTCCTGATCTCCTGATGAACCACCTGCCTTTCCGGTGGCGACACAAGGCCGGCTGCGAACTGAGATTTCGCAAGGCCTCTCCATGACCCAACGCTATGCCACCGCGGGCGCCGCGTCCACAGATCGACGCACCCATCGCGCACCGTCCGCCAGTCGGTCACGACGGTGAGACAGAGCGCTGCAGTGGGAACCAAACGAACACGAAGAACGATGAGGTCCAACGGTTTTCGCCTGGTCGACCGTCAGCACGGCACGCATCGTCAGCGTCGACGCAGCACGGCAGCAGCGGCAGTCAGGGCCACGACGT
This is a stretch of genomic DNA from Yimella lutea. It encodes these proteins:
- the hpf gene encoding ribosome hibernation-promoting factor, HPF/YfiA family — encoded protein: MEITVTGRHTSVPERFQRHIEEKLAKVNQLDPRVTRCEVVVSHEANPRQAKEAERVEITCFGKRAVIRAEASADDTYAALDLATTRLGERLRRQHDKRRVHRGGRKAPKSVHDATAPLADLDLSPAQGGAEQEPPVPESIAKLGGDADCPVELREKVHSTSPMTVDNALSAMEAVGHDFFFFHDVDSDKPTVVYRRRGWSYGMITLDIQEQTEQSA